A stretch of the Procambarus clarkii isolate CNS0578487 chromosome 47, FALCON_Pclarkii_2.0, whole genome shotgun sequence genome encodes the following:
- the LOC138350743 gene encoding antifreeze protein Maxi-like: protein MLWLLNAVAASALAASPVAASTVVCSTEAASAVFASAVSASAVAASVDASSTEAAGTTAWAVNDSTQAANAVLANGVIASVVAVSHVVASVEAASIGVSRALVSNRCGC from the coding sequence ATGCTGTGGCTGTTAAATGCTGTGGCTGCTAGTGCTTTGGCTGCTAGTCCTGTGGCTGCTAGTACTGTTGTATGTAGTACTGAAGCTGCAAGTGCTGTTTTTGCTAGTGCTGTGTCTGCTAGTGCTGTGGCTGCTAGTGTTGATGCTTCTAGTactgaggctgctggtactactgCTTGGGCTGTGAATGACAGTACTCAAGCTGCCAATGCTGTGCTTGCTAATGGTGTAATTGCTAGTGTTGTGGCTGTTAGTCATGTGGTTGCTAGTGTTGAGGCTGCTAGCATCGGGGTTTCTAGGGCTTTGGTTTCAAACCGCTGTGGCTGCTAG
- the LOC138350744 gene encoding antifreeze protein Maxi-like, which translates to MFSPVVDSDVAVSAVTVSAVAVSAVAVSAVTVSAVAISAVAASAVAASALAASAVAVSAVTASAVAASAVAASAVAASAVAVSAVTASAVAAIDVAASDVAVSAVAACDVAASALGANVVAVSAVAASDVAVSAVAASAVAASALVVSAVAASALAVSALAVKLLMLWLLVL; encoded by the coding sequence ATGTTTAGTCCTGTGGTTGATAGTGATGTGGCTGTTAGTGCTGTGACTGTTAGTGCTGTGGCTGTTAGTGCTGTGGCTGTTAGTGCTGTGActgttagtgctgtcgctattagtGCTGTGGCTGCTAGTGCTGTGGCTGCTAGTGCTTTGGCTGCTAGTGCTGTGGCTGTTAGTGCTGTGACCGCTAGTGCTGTGGCTGCTAGTGCTGTGGCTGCTAGTGCTGTGGCTGCTAGTGCTGTGGCTGTTAGTGCTGTGACCGCTAGTGCTGTGGCTGCTATTGATGTGGCTGCTAGCGATGTGGCTGTTAGTGCTGTGGCTGCCTGTGATGTGGCTGCTAGTGCTTTGGGTGCTAATGTTGTGGCTGTTAGTGCTGTGGCTGCTAGTGATGTGGCTGTTAGTGCTGTGGCTGCTAGTGCTGTGGCTGCTAGTGCTTTGGTTGTTAGTGCTGTGGCTGCTAGTGCTTTGGCTGTTAGTGCTTTGGCTGTTAAGCTGTTAATGCTGTGGCTGCTAGTGCTATAG